One Conger conger chromosome 18, fConCon1.1, whole genome shotgun sequence DNA window includes the following coding sequences:
- the sanbr gene encoding SANT and BTB domain regulator of class switch recombination isoform X2 — MSRFCSVNNNFPYDNNILVLDMVLSSLWGVPQPIDWENVSRLVPGFTPKECARRFEELKSNGSFPPVDEQCNPLTTGGSSPSEPGHAGISGDRGDSGPCPTSISVTSVNVTHSGSGEAAEIESAVVPGEGGSADSRKGPNMVIHVCDEAKNLKQDFVCPRNLLVSEMRYFAEYLSVDAQRWEEVDISVHCDIQIFHWLMNYVKRNGETEESDVPKLEPSNVISILISSEFLKMDALVEECIQFCHKNMSAIVATPCNMNCINTNLATRIADLFSHNEADDIKDKKDKFKSKLFQKKIERLFDPDYRNHDSPGNAATLYRCGLCNKLLTKETERKISCIPGKINIDHHGKIIYTHTRHKNWDVHDYLNHLHEELKSWTLVYWRIWGTINFLTCSFCGQVFVCSELAQCRYHPEEVLYAGMETELGWHGTGLYPCCSQRVLRFDPTCMPKGCKVKDHSAGPVDSVSSEDSEQSPAQTRLLNDLLLHREAVCVPAGPLPEGSELSPGNGRPKDCDILLEPGVLGPQKPGESPFSLLRNWGLQLRQQSLLSEDEEYTTGSEVTEDEVGDEEEVSKKQGLKKPKKSKKPLKRQVSSPNFQRKEKTPEKAPSRDTTPFTVSLQKSKWDSTRSMRYNQDAQREEDQRRMVEIIDHLTKMRFGDVEQSRWKDTKEHAGGVYARLETQFRASYQNSSRQNSSEKTSRPKARLGQARPT; from the exons ATGAGCCGTTTCTGCTCTGTCAACAACAATTTTCCATACGATAACAACATCTTGGTCCTGGACATGGTTTTGAGTTCTCTCTGGGGAGTTCCACAACCGATTGACTGGGAAAATGTCTCAAGGCTTGTTCCTGGCTTTACACCTAAAGAG TGTGCCCGGAGGTTCGAGGAGCTGAAGAGCAACGGGAGTTTCCCTCCCGTGGACGAGCAGTGCAACCCCCTGACCACAGGGGGGAGCTCTCCCTCGGAGCCGGGCCATGCGGGGATCTCAGGGGACAGAGGGGATTCAGGGCCCTGTCCAACCAGCATCTCAGTAACGA GTGTGAACGTCACGCACTCAGGCAGTGGAGAGGCGGCAGAGATTGAGAGCGCCGTTGTCCCCGGAGAAGGAGGGAGTGCGGACAGCAGGAAAGG TCCCAACATGGTGATCCATGTCTGTGACGAGGCGAAGAACCTCAAGCAGGACTTTGTGTGCCCGCGGAACCTTCTGGTGAGCGAGATGAGGTACTTTGCGGAGTACCTGTCGGTGGACGCTCAGCGCTGGGAGGAAGTGGACATCTCGGTACACTGCGACATCCAGATCTTCCACTGGCTCATGAACTACGTCAAGAGAAACGGCGAGACCGAGGAGAGCGACGTCCCCAAGCTAG AACCCAGCAATGTGATCTCAATCCTGATCTCCTCCGAGTTCTTGAAGATGGATGCATTA GTTGAAGAATGTATACAGTTCTGTCACAAGAACATGAGCGCTATTGTGGCGACGCCGTGCAACATGAACTGCATCAACACCAACCTGGCGACCCGGATCGCTGACCTCTTCTCCCATAACGAGGCGGACGATATCAAGGACAAGAAGGACAAGTTCAAAAG CAAATTATTTCAGAAGAAAATAGAGAGGCTTTTTGACCCAGACTACAGGAATCATGATTCGCCCGGGAACGCTGCGaccctgtacag GTGTGGTCTGTGCAATAAACTTTTGACCAAAGAGACCGAAAGAAAGATCTCCTGCATCCCAGGGAAAATTAACATCGACCATCATGGAAagatcatatacactcacaccag GCATAAGAACTGGGATGTCCATGACTACCTGAACCACCTGCACGAGGAGCTCAAATCCTGGACCCTGGTCTACTGGAGGATCTGGGGAACCATAAACTTTCTGACCTGCTCTTTCTGTGGACAG GTGTTTGTATGCTCGGAGCTGGCACAGTGTAGGTACCACCCTGAAGAGGtgctgtatgctgggatggAGACGGAGCTGGGCTGGCACGGGACAGGGCTGTACCCCTGCTGCAGTCAGAGGGTGCTGCGCTTCGACCCCACCTGCATGCCCAAG ggctgtAAGGTTAAGGACCACTCTGCAGGCCCAGTGGACAGTGTGAGCAGTGAGGACTCAGAGCAGAGCCCAGCTCAGACCAGGCTGCTGAACGACCTGCTGCTGCatagagaggcagtgtgtgtgccgGCCGGGCCCCTGCCTGAGGG CTCTGAGCTGTCTCCGGGAAACGGCCGGCCCAAGGACTGCGACATTCTGCTGGAGCCGGGCGTGTTGGGGCCACAGAAGCCCGGCGAGTCCCCC ttttcacTGTTGAGAAATTGGGGTCTGCAGCTG AGACAGCAGTCCCTGTTATCTGAGGATGAGGAGTACACCACAGGCTCAGAGGTGACTGAGGATGAGGTCGGAGATGAAGAGGAAGTCTCCAAGAAGCAAG GTTTGAAGAAGCCCAAAAAGTCGAAGAAGCCCCTGAAGAGGCAGGTGTCATCTCCCAATTTCCAGAGGAAAGAGAAGACCCCGGAGAAG GCACCGTCCCGGGATACAACTCCCTTCac AGTGAGCCTTCAGAAGAGCAAATGGGACAGCACCCGCTCCATGCGCTACAACCAGGACgcgcagagagaggaag ATCAACGGCGGATGGTTGAAATAATCGATCACCTCACAAAAATGAGATTCGGCGACGTGGAGCAAAGCCGGTGGAAGGATACGAAGGAG
- the sanbr gene encoding SANT and BTB domain regulator of class switch recombination isoform X1 gives MSRFCSVNNNFPYDNNILVLDMVLSSLWGVPQPIDWENVSRLVPGFTPKECARRFEELKSNGSFPPVDEQCNPLTTGGSSPSEPGHAGISGDRGDSGPCPTSISVTSVNVTHSGSGEAAEIESAVVPGEGGSADSRKGPNMVIHVCDEAKNLKQDFVCPRNLLVSEMRYFAEYLSVDAQRWEEVDISVHCDIQIFHWLMNYVKRNGETEESDVPKLEPSNVISILISSEFLKMDALVEECIQFCHKNMSAIVATPCNMNCINTNLATRIADLFSHNEADDIKDKKDKFKSKLFQKKIERLFDPDYRNHDSPGNAATLYRCGLCNKLLTKETERKISCIPGKINIDHHGKIIYTHTRHKNWDVHDYLNHLHEELKSWTLVYWRIWGTINFLTCSFCGQVFVCSELAQCRYHPEEVLYAGMETELGWHGTGLYPCCSQRVLRFDPTCMPKGCKVKDHSAGPVDSVSSEDSEQSPAQTRLLNDLLLHREAVCVPAGPLPEGSSELSPGNGRPKDCDILLEPGVLGPQKPGESPFSLLRNWGLQLRQQSLLSEDEEYTTGSEVTEDEVGDEEEVSKKQGLKKPKKSKKPLKRQVSSPNFQRKEKTPEKAPSRDTTPFTVSLQKSKWDSTRSMRYNQDAQREEDQRRMVEIIDHLTKMRFGDVEQSRWKDTKEHAGGVYARLETQFRASYQNSSRQNSSEKTSRPKARLGQARPT, from the exons ATGAGCCGTTTCTGCTCTGTCAACAACAATTTTCCATACGATAACAACATCTTGGTCCTGGACATGGTTTTGAGTTCTCTCTGGGGAGTTCCACAACCGATTGACTGGGAAAATGTCTCAAGGCTTGTTCCTGGCTTTACACCTAAAGAG TGTGCCCGGAGGTTCGAGGAGCTGAAGAGCAACGGGAGTTTCCCTCCCGTGGACGAGCAGTGCAACCCCCTGACCACAGGGGGGAGCTCTCCCTCGGAGCCGGGCCATGCGGGGATCTCAGGGGACAGAGGGGATTCAGGGCCCTGTCCAACCAGCATCTCAGTAACGA GTGTGAACGTCACGCACTCAGGCAGTGGAGAGGCGGCAGAGATTGAGAGCGCCGTTGTCCCCGGAGAAGGAGGGAGTGCGGACAGCAGGAAAGG TCCCAACATGGTGATCCATGTCTGTGACGAGGCGAAGAACCTCAAGCAGGACTTTGTGTGCCCGCGGAACCTTCTGGTGAGCGAGATGAGGTACTTTGCGGAGTACCTGTCGGTGGACGCTCAGCGCTGGGAGGAAGTGGACATCTCGGTACACTGCGACATCCAGATCTTCCACTGGCTCATGAACTACGTCAAGAGAAACGGCGAGACCGAGGAGAGCGACGTCCCCAAGCTAG AACCCAGCAATGTGATCTCAATCCTGATCTCCTCCGAGTTCTTGAAGATGGATGCATTA GTTGAAGAATGTATACAGTTCTGTCACAAGAACATGAGCGCTATTGTGGCGACGCCGTGCAACATGAACTGCATCAACACCAACCTGGCGACCCGGATCGCTGACCTCTTCTCCCATAACGAGGCGGACGATATCAAGGACAAGAAGGACAAGTTCAAAAG CAAATTATTTCAGAAGAAAATAGAGAGGCTTTTTGACCCAGACTACAGGAATCATGATTCGCCCGGGAACGCTGCGaccctgtacag GTGTGGTCTGTGCAATAAACTTTTGACCAAAGAGACCGAAAGAAAGATCTCCTGCATCCCAGGGAAAATTAACATCGACCATCATGGAAagatcatatacactcacaccag GCATAAGAACTGGGATGTCCATGACTACCTGAACCACCTGCACGAGGAGCTCAAATCCTGGACCCTGGTCTACTGGAGGATCTGGGGAACCATAAACTTTCTGACCTGCTCTTTCTGTGGACAG GTGTTTGTATGCTCGGAGCTGGCACAGTGTAGGTACCACCCTGAAGAGGtgctgtatgctgggatggAGACGGAGCTGGGCTGGCACGGGACAGGGCTGTACCCCTGCTGCAGTCAGAGGGTGCTGCGCTTCGACCCCACCTGCATGCCCAAG ggctgtAAGGTTAAGGACCACTCTGCAGGCCCAGTGGACAGTGTGAGCAGTGAGGACTCAGAGCAGAGCCCAGCTCAGACCAGGCTGCTGAACGACCTGCTGCTGCatagagaggcagtgtgtgtgccgGCCGGGCCCCTGCCTGAGGG cagCTCTGAGCTGTCTCCGGGAAACGGCCGGCCCAAGGACTGCGACATTCTGCTGGAGCCGGGCGTGTTGGGGCCACAGAAGCCCGGCGAGTCCCCC ttttcacTGTTGAGAAATTGGGGTCTGCAGCTG AGACAGCAGTCCCTGTTATCTGAGGATGAGGAGTACACCACAGGCTCAGAGGTGACTGAGGATGAGGTCGGAGATGAAGAGGAAGTCTCCAAGAAGCAAG GTTTGAAGAAGCCCAAAAAGTCGAAGAAGCCCCTGAAGAGGCAGGTGTCATCTCCCAATTTCCAGAGGAAAGAGAAGACCCCGGAGAAG GCACCGTCCCGGGATACAACTCCCTTCac AGTGAGCCTTCAGAAGAGCAAATGGGACAGCACCCGCTCCATGCGCTACAACCAGGACgcgcagagagaggaag ATCAACGGCGGATGGTTGAAATAATCGATCACCTCACAAAAATGAGATTCGGCGACGTGGAGCAAAGCCGGTGGAAGGATACGAAGGAG